A single window of Actinomycetes bacterium DNA harbors:
- a CDS encoding ABC transporter permease yields the protein MASALAGTGPLLRLAIRRDRWLLPAWALGFAAMAGFSASATADLYPNEAGRVEAANVVNATPALVALYGRIYDPTSLGALALFKMTAFGAAMVGVLMVVITVRHTRAEEESNRLELLGAAVVGRDAPLTAALMVAFGGSLLVGLLTTVALVAGGLPVAGSFAFGLGWVASGLAFTAVAAVTAQVTSSARTATGLGITAIAVAYALRAIGDMTEGAPSVLSWLSPIGWTQQVRAFAGNRWWVLVLTLALCAVLVTAAFALRARRDLGGALLADRAGAAEGTLDGVSDLAVRLQRGVLLAWGIAFLGFGLVLGSVSSSVTGMLSSEAMRRFVEALGGEQGLIDAFIATELGIFGTIVAAYGIVAMSHLRSEETAGHTEMLLATATTRVRWATSHFAVAVGGVALLLLVCGLGIGAGYALDIGSVGHTGQILIAALARVPAAWVMVGLALAVFGWAPRLSGAVWGLFVAFVVIGEFGTLWNAPQWLMDLSPFVHSPRLPVTSDGVGPLLALTAVAAALTVFGFVGWRRRDLSP from the coding sequence ATGGCTAGCGCGCTCGCCGGCACCGGCCCGCTGCTGCGGCTGGCGATACGCCGGGACCGCTGGCTGCTGCCCGCCTGGGCCCTCGGGTTCGCCGCCATGGCCGGGTTCTCGGCCTCGGCCACGGCCGACCTGTACCCGAACGAGGCGGGACGCGTCGAGGCCGCCAACGTGGTCAACGCGACGCCGGCCCTCGTCGCCCTGTACGGACGCATCTACGACCCCACGTCGCTCGGCGCGCTCGCACTGTTCAAGATGACCGCGTTCGGCGCCGCGATGGTCGGCGTGCTCATGGTGGTCATCACGGTGCGGCACACCAGGGCCGAGGAGGAGTCGAACCGGCTGGAGCTGCTGGGCGCGGCAGTCGTGGGCCGGGACGCGCCACTGACCGCCGCGCTCATGGTCGCCTTCGGCGGCAGCCTGCTGGTCGGGCTGCTCACCACGGTCGCCCTGGTCGCTGGCGGCCTGCCCGTCGCCGGGTCGTTCGCCTTCGGCCTGGGCTGGGTGGCCTCGGGTCTGGCGTTCACCGCGGTGGCCGCGGTGACGGCGCAGGTCACCAGCAGCGCCCGGACGGCCACCGGGCTCGGCATCACCGCGATCGCGGTGGCCTACGCCCTGCGCGCGATCGGTGACATGACCGAGGGTGCGCCCTCCGTCCTGAGCTGGCTGTCACCCATCGGCTGGACCCAGCAGGTGCGGGCGTTCGCGGGCAACCGCTGGTGGGTGCTCGTCTTGACCCTCGCCCTGTGCGCCGTGCTCGTCACCGCGGCGTTCGCCCTGCGCGCCCGGCGCGACCTGGGCGGCGCGCTGCTGGCCGACCGCGCCGGAGCGGCGGAGGGGACGCTGGACGGGGTGTCGGACCTGGCCGTCCGGCTCCAGCGTGGGGTGCTGCTGGCCTGGGGCATCGCCTTCCTGGGCTTCGGACTGGTGCTGGGGTCGGTGTCCAGCAGCGTCACCGGGATGCTGTCCTCCGAGGCGATGCGGCGGTTCGTCGAGGCGCTGGGCGGCGAGCAGGGGCTCATCGACGCGTTCATCGCCACCGAGCTGGGGATCTTCGGCACCATCGTCGCGGCCTACGGCATCGTCGCGATGAGCCACCTGAGGTCGGAGGAGACCGCGGGGCACACCGAGATGCTGCTCGCGACGGCCACGACCCGGGTCCGCTGGGCCACCAGCCACTTCGCGGTGGCGGTGGGTGGCGTGGCCCTGCTGCTGCTGGTCTGCGGCCTGGGCATCGGTGCCGGCTACGCGTTGGACATCGGCAGTGTGGGCCACACCGGGCAGATCCTCATCGCCGCCCTCGCCCGGGTGCCGGCCGCCTGGGTGATGGTCGGCCTGGCGCTGGCGGTGTTCGGCTGGGCGCCCCGCCTCAGCGGCGCCGTGTGGGGCCTGTTCGTCGCGTTCGTGGTGATCGGGGAGTTCGGCACGCTGTGGAACGCCCCCCAGTGGCTCATGGACCTGTCACCGTTCGTCCACTCGCCGAGGCTGCCGGTGACCTCCGACGGCGTCGGTCCGCTCCTGGCGCTGACCGCGGTGGCGGCGGCGCTGACCGTGTTCGGGTTCGTCGGCTGGCGGCGGCGCGACCTGTCCCCCTGA
- a CDS encoding 4Fe-4S dicluster domain-containing protein, which produces MAHTLADPDTAYHRLQQRLDRMPTGAPDSLVFQRILRLLFTQEEADLAVLMPTLGALDTIARRVGRPVAELEPVVDAMARKGLVVDLEHRGHRYVALAPVVIGFFEFTFMRVREDAPMAELAELFDHYLYDDGALAHSVFRGSTQIGRSLVREEALPADPQVEVLDWERATHIVSEATSIAVSLCPCREHAQLMGRGCGAPLRTCLTFGGSADALVRAGIAERITNDEGLRILAECKAAGLAQTADNVQQGISYLCNCCGCCCGMMQSIRRHGITGAIVSSNWIAEVDHTHCRGCKKCFRACPAKAITMVDNQGKGRRKYWAIVDPQRCLGCGVCDEVCRYDAHSMAPRERRVFTPENTFDRMVAMAVERGKLGDLLVDALDGAGPHALARVLQLVEQSPPVTALRAVEPLNSVFLRGLLGLVHAVAGDRAATP; this is translated from the coding sequence ATGGCGCACACGCTCGCGGATCCGGACACCGCCTACCACCGTCTCCAGCAGCGCCTGGACCGGATGCCGACCGGGGCGCCGGACTCGCTGGTGTTCCAGCGGATCCTCCGTCTCCTCTTCACCCAGGAGGAGGCCGACCTGGCGGTGCTGATGCCGACCCTCGGGGCGCTCGACACGATCGCCCGCCGGGTCGGGCGCCCGGTCGCCGAGCTCGAGCCCGTGGTCGACGCGATGGCGAGGAAGGGGCTCGTCGTCGACCTGGAGCACCGCGGGCACCGCTATGTCGCCCTGGCACCCGTGGTCATCGGCTTCTTCGAGTTCACCTTCATGCGGGTCCGTGAGGACGCCCCGATGGCTGAGCTGGCCGAGCTGTTCGACCACTACCTGTACGACGACGGCGCCCTGGCGCACTCCGTCTTCCGCGGCAGCACCCAGATCGGTCGCTCGCTGGTCCGCGAGGAGGCTCTGCCCGCCGATCCGCAGGTCGAGGTGCTCGACTGGGAGCGGGCCACCCACATCGTGAGTGAAGCGACGTCCATCGCCGTTTCGCTGTGTCCCTGCCGCGAGCACGCGCAGCTCATGGGCCGGGGATGTGGGGCGCCACTGCGGACTTGCCTGACGTTCGGCGGGTCGGCTGACGCGCTGGTGCGGGCGGGCATCGCCGAGCGGATCACGAACGACGAGGGGCTGCGCATCCTCGCCGAGTGCAAGGCCGCCGGCCTGGCCCAGACCGCCGACAACGTGCAGCAGGGCATCAGCTACCTGTGCAACTGCTGCGGCTGCTGCTGCGGCATGATGCAGTCGATCCGCCGGCACGGCATCACCGGGGCGATCGTCTCGTCCAACTGGATCGCTGAGGTCGACCACACCCACTGCCGCGGCTGCAAGAAGTGCTTCCGCGCCTGCCCCGCGAAGGCCATCACGATGGTCGACAACCAAGGCAAAGGACGCCGTAAGTACTGGGCCATCGTCGACCCGCAACGGTGCCTGGGCTGCGGGGTCTGCGACGAGGTCTGCCGTTACGACGCCCACTCGATGGCACCCCGCGAACGCCGGGTCTTCACCCCCGAGAACACCTTCGACCGGATGGTCGCCATGGCGGTGGAGCGGGGCAAGCTCGGCGACCTGCTCGTCGACGCCCTGGACGGCGCCGGTCCGCACGCCCTGGCCCGGGTGCTCCAGCTGGTCGAGCAGAGCCCGCCCGTGACCGCGCTCCGCGCCGTCGAGCCGCTCAACTCGGTGTTTCTGCGCGGCCTGCTGGGGCTCGTGCACGCCGTGGCGGGGGACCGAGCCGCCACCCCGTAG
- a CDS encoding SRPBCC family protein, with the protein MTVHRATLAWSAILAAAAGAALARSRSLRWGATDDELAAVLPGDELIAHPDLVATRAISIDATADRVWPWLAQLGQGRGGLYSYDALENLVGCDMHSADRIVPEWQHVQVGSQVRLHPDITLLVAHLEPGRAIVLRGGVPMGEAAPPYDFTWAFVLRDAPPGSTRLLVRESYGYSRWWAPLLVEPVELVSFVMSQRMLRGIRDRVERAAA; encoded by the coding sequence ATGACGGTGCACCGAGCGACCCTCGCATGGTCAGCAATCCTCGCAGCGGCAGCCGGGGCGGCACTCGCGCGGTCACGGTCGTTGCGCTGGGGTGCGACGGACGACGAGCTCGCCGCGGTGCTGCCCGGCGACGAGCTGATCGCCCACCCGGACCTGGTGGCGACCCGGGCCATCTCCATCGACGCCACCGCCGACCGGGTCTGGCCGTGGCTGGCCCAACTGGGCCAGGGCCGGGGCGGGCTGTACAGCTACGACGCGCTGGAGAACCTGGTGGGCTGCGACATGCACAGCGCGGACCGGATCGTCCCCGAGTGGCAGCACGTACAGGTCGGATCACAGGTCAGGCTGCACCCCGACATCACCCTGCTGGTCGCCCACCTGGAACCCGGTCGCGCGATCGTGCTGCGCGGCGGCGTCCCGATGGGTGAGGCGGCGCCGCCCTACGACTTCACCTGGGCGTTCGTGCTGCGCGACGCCCCGCCTGGGTCGACCAGGCTGCTGGTGCGCGAGAGCTACGGGTACAGCCGGTGGTGGGCCCCGCTGCTCGTGGAGCCGGTCGAGCTGGTCAGCTTCGTGATGAGCCAGCGGATGCTGCGCGGCATCCGGGACCGGGTCGAGCGCGCCGCCGCCTAA